Proteins from one Deltaproteobacteria bacterium genomic window:
- a CDS encoding sterol desaturase family protein has product MTIAIGALVLALLERLERLRFRASPLWRAHAASDVIYLLTGYVAGGSLALAYIVATSHWLGRIGLPRLAAPRWASVPLALVALDLGNYAAHWLLHRVDALWEFHKAHHSSPTLDWLATFRSHLVEQTLRRLVAPALLIVAGLPPDAVVVAASLFTAWAMLNHSNLALDLGFLERVLVTPALHRVHHVPRTTERNLGTVFVFWDALRGTLVRTGPAPDCVFGVPGEAEAYPQGWLAQLLEPVRRVSRLEPRRTRVNGAEGSQLLVPETAWLARRSMAIAARRHVSCSGGG; this is encoded by the coding sequence ATGACAATCGCCATCGGCGCGCTCGTCCTGGCGCTCCTCGAGCGCCTGGAGCGGCTCCGCTTCCGGGCGTCGCCGCTGTGGCGCGCGCACGCGGCGAGCGACGTGATCTACCTGCTGACGGGCTACGTGGCCGGCGGCTCGCTCGCCCTCGCCTACATCGTCGCGACCAGCCACTGGCTCGGGCGCATCGGCCTGCCGCGGCTGGCGGCGCCGCGCTGGGCGAGCGTGCCGCTGGCGCTCGTCGCGCTCGACCTGGGCAACTACGCGGCCCACTGGCTGCTGCATCGCGTGGACGCCCTCTGGGAGTTCCACAAGGCGCACCACTCGAGCCCGACGCTCGACTGGCTCGCGACCTTCCGCTCGCACCTCGTCGAGCAGACGCTCCGCCGGCTCGTCGCCCCTGCCCTGCTGATCGTCGCCGGTCTTCCGCCCGACGCGGTGGTCGTCGCGGCTTCCCTGTTCACCGCGTGGGCCATGCTCAATCACTCCAACCTCGCGCTCGACCTCGGGTTCCTCGAGCGCGTCCTGGTCACGCCGGCACTCCACCGCGTGCACCACGTCCCGCGCACGACGGAGCGGAACCTGGGCACCGTGTTCGTCTTCTGGGATGCGCTGCGCGGGACGCTCGTACGTACGGGACCCGCGCCGGACTGCGTCTTCGGCGTGCCGGGCGAGGCGGAAGCATATCCTCAGGGCTGGCTCGCGCAGCTCCTCGAGCCGGTGCGTCGAGTCAGCCGACTGGAACCGCGCCGTACGCGCGTGAACGGGGCCGAGGGCAGTCAACTTCTTGTCCCCGAAACCGCGTGGCTTGCGCGTCGCTCCATGGCCATCGCTGCACGCAGGCATGTTTCCTGCTCGGGCGGAGGGTGA
- a CDS encoding HAD family phosphatase, giving the protein MAYRAVIFDLGGVVVGSPLEAIAAYERRHAIPAGFINRVVVATGQAGAWSQLERGELTLEEFYPAFERDCEAAGRHIAARALMELVAAATVPRPAMLEAIRRIRAHGLLAAALTNNWITEDAGTGVLRPHFDVFIESAAIGLRKPDPRIFQRACEALRVAPAEAVFLDDIGANLKAARALGMTTIKVADPAAALAELEGVLGFALG; this is encoded by the coding sequence ATGGCGTATCGCGCCGTCATCTTCGACCTCGGCGGTGTCGTCGTCGGCTCGCCGCTCGAGGCGATCGCGGCCTACGAGCGCAGACATGCCATCCCGGCGGGCTTCATCAACCGGGTGGTGGTGGCGACCGGCCAGGCCGGCGCCTGGTCGCAGCTCGAGCGCGGCGAGCTCACGCTCGAGGAGTTCTACCCGGCCTTCGAGCGCGACTGCGAGGCGGCCGGCCGCCACATCGCGGCGCGCGCGTTGATGGAGCTGGTCGCCGCCGCCACCGTGCCCCGGCCGGCGATGCTGGAGGCGATCCGCCGCATCCGGGCGCACGGGCTGTTGGCCGCCGCGCTCACCAACAACTGGATCACCGAGGACGCGGGCACGGGCGTCCTGCGGCCGCACTTCGACGTCTTCATCGAGTCCGCGGCGATCGGGCTGCGGAAGCCCGACCCCCGTATCTTCCAGCGCGCCTGCGAGGCGCTCCGCGTCGCCCCCGCGGAGGCGGTCTTCCTCGACGACATCGGCGCGAACCTGAAGGCCGCCCGCGCGCTCGGCATGACGACGATCAAGGTCGCGGATCCCGCGGCCGCGCTCGCCGAGCTCGAGGGCGTCCTCGGCTTCGCGCTCGGCTGA
- a CDS encoding NUDIX hydrolase, which produces MHRRRLLGLLESYLARYPEEQARVERIRRFVETHADCFERTCRDGHVTGSAWILSADHRHVLLVHHRKLGRWLQPGGHADGEPDPLSVALREAREESGLAELAALAEEPLDVDVHAIPACGHEPAHLHYDIRYLLVAAPGQELRRSEESTALQWFERRRLTALLTEKSLLRMERKTRAALAARR; this is translated from the coding sequence GTGCACCGGCGCCGGCTGCTCGGGCTCCTCGAGTCGTACCTCGCGCGCTACCCCGAGGAGCAGGCACGCGTCGAGCGCATCCGCCGCTTCGTCGAGACGCACGCCGACTGCTTCGAGCGCACCTGCCGCGACGGGCACGTGACCGGCTCCGCCTGGATCCTCTCCGCCGACCATCGCCACGTCCTCCTCGTCCACCACCGAAAGCTCGGCCGCTGGCTCCAGCCGGGCGGCCACGCCGATGGCGAGCCCGACCCGCTGAGCGTCGCGTTGCGCGAGGCGCGCGAGGAGTCCGGCCTCGCCGAGCTCGCGGCGCTCGCCGAGGAGCCGCTCGACGTCGACGTCCATGCGATCCCGGCATGCGGGCACGAGCCGGCTCATCTGCACTACGACATCCGCTACCTCCTCGTCGCCGCGCCCGGACAGGAGCTCCGCCGGAGCGAGGAGTCGACCGCCCTCCAGTGGTTCGAGCGCCGCCGTCTGACGGCGCTCCTCACCGAGAAGAGCCTGCTCCGCATGGAGCGGAAGACGCGCGCGGCGTTGGCGGCGCGGCGCTAG
- a CDS encoding acyl-CoA dehydrogenase, which translates to MIEWSEQHELIRETFRRFVEAEIKPNLRELEHGDTPPYAVLRRMMATFGIDQVARARFERQIARDKAAAAGEPPPAERPAGPEAADAAAMQLIPVIELCRYCPGMVTALGVSVGLTAAAIMARGTIRQKERWGLPLLTLEKIGAWAITEPGSGSDAFGGMKSTARRDGDRGYVLNGSKTFITNGPYADTIVFICKLDEGNDPRERKVLSFILDGDLPGLTRSKPMRKMGLHSSPTGELFLEDVRAGRERLLGETEDAPARAGAKHTFSQERAGVPAMALGIVSQCLDLCVDYARTRVQFGRPIGEFQLIQLKLARMEVARMNLQNMIFRQIEMAGAGKRMTLAEASAAKLYAAQAAMDVALEAVQLFGGNGYMAEFQVEQLCRDAKVLQIYAGTDEIQVSQIARSLLRG; encoded by the coding sequence ATGATCGAGTGGAGCGAGCAGCACGAGCTGATCCGCGAGACGTTCCGCCGCTTCGTCGAGGCCGAGATCAAGCCGAATCTCCGCGAGCTGGAGCACGGCGACACCCCGCCGTACGCGGTGCTTCGCAGGATGATGGCCACCTTCGGCATCGACCAGGTGGCGCGCGCCCGGTTCGAGCGGCAGATCGCGCGCGACAAGGCCGCGGCGGCCGGCGAGCCGCCTCCGGCCGAGCGCCCGGCGGGTCCCGAGGCGGCCGACGCGGCGGCCATGCAGCTGATCCCCGTGATCGAGCTCTGCCGCTACTGCCCGGGCATGGTGACCGCGCTAGGCGTGAGCGTCGGCCTCACGGCCGCCGCGATCATGGCCCGCGGGACCATCCGACAGAAGGAGCGCTGGGGGCTGCCCCTCCTCACCCTCGAGAAGATCGGCGCCTGGGCCATCACCGAGCCCGGATCCGGCTCCGACGCCTTCGGCGGCATGAAGTCGACGGCCCGGCGCGACGGCGACCGCGGCTACGTGCTGAACGGCAGCAAGACCTTCATCACCAACGGCCCCTATGCCGACACGATCGTCTTCATCTGCAAGCTCGACGAGGGCAACGACCCGCGGGAGCGCAAGGTCCTGAGCTTCATCCTCGACGGCGATCTTCCGGGCCTCACCCGCTCGAAACCGATGCGCAAGATGGGCCTCCACTCCTCGCCCACGGGCGAGCTCTTCCTCGAGGACGTGCGCGCCGGCCGCGAGCGGCTGCTCGGCGAGACGGAGGACGCTCCCGCACGCGCCGGCGCCAAGCACACCTTCTCGCAGGAGCGCGCGGGCGTGCCGGCGATGGCGCTCGGCATCGTGAGCCAGTGCCTCGACCTCTGCGTCGACTACGCGCGCACGCGCGTGCAGTTCGGCCGGCCGATCGGGGAGTTCCAGCTGATCCAGCTGAAGCTCGCCCGGATGGAGGTGGCGCGCATGAACCTCCAGAACATGATCTTCCGCCAGATCGAGATGGCGGGCGCCGGCAAGCGGATGACGCTCGCCGAGGCGTCGGCAGCCAAGCTCTACGCCGCGCAGGCCGCCATGGACGTGGCGCTCGAGGCCGTCCAGCTCTTCGGCGGCAACGGCTACATGGCCGAGTTCCAAGTGGAGCAGCTCTGCCGCGACGCCAAGGTGCTGCAGATCTATGCCGGCACGGATGAGATCCAGGTGTCGCAGATCGCGCGCAGCCTGCTGCGCGGCTGA